taggatagtttaaaataaatatagaatagtaaattacaattaattgtttaaaattaacattaaaaaatgaCATAAAGGTCTAACTAATAATAAATGATGCTGATTTTTTTCTTAGCCAAAAAAAGTTTCTCTTTCggatttgaaaagaaaataaactgaAAGTTGTGGTtgagagaaaaaataaaataaaaatatttatattaatattattgttgttgttattaaatttatatttctaCTTATACAACTTCAATATTAATTGATGCTTTATTaccatattaaaatatattttcttaatttcatATTTCTTTATCTGTTATTTTTTCGTTGAAAAATGGCTCACCCGAAGCGAAGCGAGGGTTTCGTCCTAGTAAGATATAAGATTGGATCCCTCAAGttgaaaatgaatttgagagaatcaaatttactatttatattgtttattattttaattaaattaatttacatcGTCCGTTTTCTAATGAACGGTACAGATCGTGAAAATGaccaattataaaatataaaaaacttatttattaCAATAATACTAACTAATAAGTAGTATTTGAGGGCTTAACTTATTGGCCAAATCACTCAGCTGAATATAAAAAGGCCAGGGGTTTAACCCTGCCTCTTCTCAGGCCGTGATTTGCCCGTTTAATCTTGAAAAAATACATACTAACTCCCGCTAACAACTAGTTTAAAATAGGTCTATCtcatatgaagaaaaaaaaaagctaataAGTGATCTTTTCGAAGTAATACCTAAACTTAAGGGGCTGAAACATGTATTTTGCCAAAAGTCTAATGGCTACAGAACCATAGTTTATGGTTTGACCCAAAAGAAATTGAACAAAATCATCCCAATTCTGAGGTTTAACTTTGACACGCTCTCCTCATTCAAAAACACGTTCGTTTGTGCTTAAGAAAAATACTACAACACCgtcattttttcttcttcagaaGCAAATTCGCCATGTCGGTGAGTGATTTTTcaatttgttgttgattttcggttgagaTTTATTTATTGTTAGGTTAGATCTGTCAATGTTGTTATGCTTATGATTAATGTTTCTGCTGTTTTTTTCTGATTGATTTGGTGCAATTGAATGTTTAAATTCTTGATTTCATTTCTTCGTGAACCAATTAATTAATGAAATGTCTTTAGAATCGGAGTGGATTTAACTTGTTTATTCTGTTAAACAGATTCAACagaaatgataaatttaattagttttttttagtttaggGAAATGATCAGTTTGTTTTTTTCATTGAGATTTTGTATTTTCCTTTAGTTAGGGTTTATGCTTGCTCTTGAAAGAGAAGAGGTGTTAGatacaaaaaaattgatagcTTATAGAGGAATACACCTAATAGTAGCACGGACATTTTTATTCAATCAATATTTTCCGTTTTGGGAAATGTGTCGGAAACTCGATGTTTCAagcacgaaacttcatttttaacgtAAGAAATCAGAAAATAGCAACATTTTTCCGTGTCCGGGCTAGTTCAGCGGCATAGTTACATTTgtgcttatatttttttttcttagacAATAGTGACTGTTTGGGATGGTGCAATCTTATGAGATTGGTTCTGTTGCGTTTGGTATCTGAATTATTTGTATACTAGAAGCTGGAAAACGATAGAAGTGATGGATTGGTTGTAAGTCATAGCATTTGTCTGTTATATTCCCTAGTAGATTTCAGAGATTGTCTCattttttcaagaaaaatgaACTTTTATTATAACCAAACGGAAAATTAATGTCGGGAGGATTCACTTTTTAatgtgaaattttatttttggtgtGGGTGAGTGAGTgcaagagagagagagagaggagagTGATTGAATATCTGTGATTCAGCACTCAGAAATTGCATTTGTCCCTCAAGGTTCCATAAATcaccaatttttaatttgtgtgCAGGTAACAACTGTTAAAGTAAGCAATGTTTCTTTAGGAGCAACTGAACGAGACCTCAAGgagttcttttctttttcgGGTGATATTGTATATGTTGAGGTGCAGAGGTATTTTACTATGCAATGCTGTTCTACTAGATCTCTATTCGTCTTTCCTTAGTTCCATAATTGCCCACTccctttttgtttttcttctcttttgtCTCTTTATCTGCATGTTCTTCTGCATACTGATTGTGTCATGTGCACCTACAGGGATAATGAGAAATCTCAAATTGCATATGTTACATTCAATGATAAACAGGGTGCAGAAACAGCTGTTCTTCTTTCGGTAATTGGCTCCTCCCTTCATTACATGTCTCCAAATTATTTACTCTTTCCCTATATGCTTGTTTGCTATGAGTGCGTTAATTCGAGATTTATGACTTTCACGTAACTTTACGAGATGACCTACAAGTGGATCAaagcattatttatttatttattcaggaGGGATTCTTAGCATTTTTGATATCTAGGTTGGATTAGTTTACAATTTTTACAATGGCTTATTTGGTGTGAGTTATTTTGGTTGTTAGAGCTTGAGGATTTTCATCACTTGCAAAATCCCTGTTTACTGGTATAGGATCTGTTTccttaatgaataaaaaagtcATACCTGATCAGAGCTTAATCTCTTGGAATGTACTTTATTATTGAATCTAATTCTAAGTTACTATCTTGAAAATGCTGGAGACATATTTGCAACTTCTTTTAGCCAACAAATGTGAGCTGTGACTTCGTGGGACTCTATTTTGTATTTCTTGTGTCAATGCATCAATGTGCtaattgaaattgaattttttgttCTAACATGTTTATTCCACCTATTTGGTTTAGAGTCATAGCTGTAAGCTATTGGAGTTTTTGCTGTATAGGTTCAATGCTTCATGAATCTTTGTTTGGAGTATTTGCTTTACAAACACTTCTTATACTACTTTAATCAACATCACAAGATACCtttccttttaattttggcaatgtAGAGGGCTTGTCTCACCTTCAAGTCCCAAAGAGAAAGGGGAGGAGATAAAGTCATAATTGTTGAATGCCGACTAACCCCCATTTACAACACCATCTTCTATTAATAGGAGATGATTTGTAAAAACTAAGAAAGCACAGGGAAGTGGATCTCAGTTTTATCAATCATCTTCAACTAAtagttttacattttattataatatttaacatTTCAGTTTCGTTTGGTTCAACTGAAACTTTATGCTTAAGGCTAAACCAAACATGCTGACTTTCGCGTTCTATATTTGAACGTGAGTGAACctgttggtttgatttttcagTTGTCGTTCACCTTTACTCACCCCAACAAAGGGTTTATTCAAAAGAAATTCCAAACAGGAAGTTAGACTCATAATTTGCTGGAAGCTAGTGTGGCATCTGCTCTTttagccaaatttttataaCGCTTAAGGCTTTTCATTTAGGAATATGAGCTGGGGAACAAATAATGACGGTTTTCCCTTATATGTGACTACATCGCAACAAttgtcttccttttcttttcttttcctttattttcttcttttattataTCAACTTATTGGCAAATTTTAATTTCTCATGTTAGGGAGCAACAATAATAGATCTGCCAGTTACTGTTACTCTGGATCCAGATTACGAGCTGCCGCCTGCAGCTTTTGCACCTTCAGTAAGAATCTGGCATTTTTTTTTGGGAAAATCTGGCATTGATCTTCTATCATTTTACATATTGCAGAACTTAAAACATCTGATTATTGTCTATACTTCTGCAGGCAACACAAAATAAAACTCCTGGTGGTGCTGAATCTGCCCTCCGGAAGGCGGAGGACGTAGTTACTAGCATGCTTGCTAAGGGCTATATCTTAGGCAAAGATGCAGTCAACAAAGCAAAGACTCTTGATGAAAAGCACCAACTAACTTCAACAGCCTCAGCCAAAGTTGTTTCTCTTGATAAAAAAATAGGGTTCACCGACAAAATTAGCGCTGGCACAACTATTGTGGGCGACAAAGTCAGGGAAGTGGATCAGAAATTTCAGGTTTCCGAGAAAACTAAAACAGCATATGCAGCTGCTGAGCAAAAAGTCAGCAGTGCAGGATCTGCTATTATGAATAACCGATACGTTTTCACTGGGGCTACTTGGGTAACAGGTGCTTTCAACAAAGTTGCAAAGGCAGCCGGGGAAGTTGGTCAGAAGGCAAAAGAAAAGGTCGGAATGGCTGAAGACGAgcagaaaagaaaaattgttgACGACTTCGCCCAGGTTCACCTATCCGAGTCACCAAAAGCTGCTGAAAGTGAGCACCTACCTTCAAAACCTGCACCCGTTCAAGGTTTGATCCTTTGATTTGAATGCTGTAAATTGTACTCTATTCAAATTTTATGTAGGTTTGTTTCTTTATTACTATTTGGAGTTTTTCCAGCAAAAGTCGCAAATGTAGGTCAGTTTACCATTTACTTCGATATGATTCCGTGtaatgtcttgtcttttaaaggTCAATATACTGGGAATTTTTTATGGCTTATGTGTTTTTTATTGTCTCCATTTGAGTTGCTGATGGGTGGTTAACCAAACGTCATCCTTGTATAAAATTTAACGTCGGAGATGATCTTTGTGTTTGTCGTAAGGAGCGGAAAATTATTGATCGCATCTTTAAAGATATATTGTACTGATGCATGAATGACTAGGGATGATAAATGGGAATTAAGTTACACATTTCTGTTCATAAGTCGCACATTCTCTACTATATGAAATTGAGTTTAGCATGTAAGCATGGAAATTAAGTTATCTACAAAGATTGAAAATTAAGTTTTCAACTTATTCacttattattaattaattaccaaaaaagttgcacgtaaaaataaataaaattaattactatcTGATTagatttttctttcttctaCCCTCTTTTTTGTCTACACAGTTCTCTTTtgtattttattctttattatCTATCAAtcctatttttttaatgttttatattcTTCGAGTTACAACcaccatttttcaattttaaatctcCAATTGTTTCTTTCTTTACTTAATAGCCAAGTTTCCTAttgttgttaatttttttattgctttctATAACTctctttttgttttcttctaaTCTAATTTTATTATGGCTTTATAATACTTTAATCCCTTAATGCAAGTGATAATGACATACTTGTCCCAATCCATGcatataaattgatatttttactgGGGGGGGGGGATATATACAAAACAGTTGAATATGAAAGAGAATCAATTGCTACCATTTAAGTAGCACAGAAAGTTTattcaattaatattttctacTTCAGAAACTTGTCAGACATTTAGTGTTTCGGATCATTTTTAACTTAGATTACTTTTTACTGGTGTCTATGTCCAAGTGTCTCGTTTTTCTATGTTCGTGTCTGTGCCACATAGGCCACCATGTTATCCATATGTCAACATGGTTGAACCAATTACTTATTAatgtataatatataaaatcatcattcttatactaaattataattttatcacgATTTTTAATATggatgtcaattttatttatcacATTCTAGTATGACCGCtctatcaaaaaatataaataaaatatattgaaaattgATGTATTGTAAAATGATGTATTGTAAATTTGTATTATGTATAACTagacataaataatataaataagttataccaaacatataaatattatatgttaaagatatactaaaaataatataaggaCACTTGACattttatacaaaaaatataatggACTGCGTGGCCGAAAAAATGTAATGAAGACTAAATTTTGTTACTGTAAtgctttttgttttttcaaattatatgaTACATCTGATTCCAATATTACCTCACATTCCATTTTCTTGAGTGATCCATCTCTTTACGTTGTCATTTTAATTGAAtctttttataaactttttgaaGAGATGGAGCaggtaattcattaaaaaaaacgattaaaaatgataggcttttaaaaaaagaaaaaaagaaacaaaaaggtGTCAATTCGAGCCAAGAAtgagataataaaaaaatgacacCGATTTTAGTTTTCATAATCAAAGagtaacaaataataaaaaatagggatttttagacaaatacctataaaacacctaaatattctcaaaaataccttttgaccaaaattagttaaaatttacggtttgaccaaatatttttataaaaatattttttttatttgcaaaaatacgatttcagtttactaacggtttaccaaaaatctattcactataagttcactaacagtttactaacagtCTGCTAtaagttcactaacagtttactaatggtctactattagtttatttaaaaatcaaattattattttttatttttaaattatagaatgctaaaataaattattacttaatttactaaaattattgGTGTGCTATTAGTAAATCATTGGTTaaccaaacaacaaaaatattacagatacacaagtgaaaaaaaaattatataaaaaaactgagAGCATCATAAAAACAATAACTATAAAATTTACCAATGGTTAACTTAAGGTTTACTAATagtattactaaaattaaatttattggtaTACtattggtaaaccaacaacGAAATCATTACAtaatttactaaattttttgGTGTACgattagtaaaccattggttaactaacaaaaaaaactaTTGCACATACACAAgtgaataaaaatattgtataaaaaaatcaagatcatcataaaacaataattataaaattaacacCGATTAACTTAAgatttactaatggtattactaaaattaaactttaggtatactattagtaaaccattggtaaaccaacaacGATATAATTACAATcattaattacaaaataaaatcacaaaatataatgttttaatttttctaattcgGGCATAGACTCCATCTTTCTTCCAATACGGAGGTCctatactatatcatttttcCGAAAATCCTTGtactgtttttttaattattctagTCCCtctagttatttaatttttaatttttaaggtctttttatttagttttttccaTCCCTCTACTTAATATTTTTTCCCAATCAGGCATAACATCAAAAATGAAATTAGTAAAAGGAACTAGAAAAAAACAATCTTTTACCATAAATAACACTTGCACTAACACTCATACTAACACACATATGATTGGCATCACAACTTAAATGtatccattttataaatttaccaatGGTTGGCTATCAGTTTACCAACGGTTgcctatcagtttacttaaaaaataatttactattgttttttttaattattaaatattaaacttatgagTTATATCGGTTgactaaatataagtttaccaacagTTGACTATCAGATCACCAAATGTAAAGACAAAAGGGTTATAATGTTTAcgttaaaatgtaaaaattaagcAAAAGTGTGCAAAGAATaggcaaataataaaaatatggttAGAGCTCAATAAATATGAAAACTAATTGAACCTTTGAGTAACTCTAGCCATAATTATTTCACATTAATATGTTTCTTGCATTGTATTAACCACAACTTCAAAGTTATATAATAAAcactttaatatattttgaaagtGAATATTAATAACTTGAAACACAGTAAtacattttgaaattttcttgTTACACTTGCTACATGTataatttcatattaatttaagtagcatccaatattaatgactctgctattattatttttttctccaTTTCATTAAGTGAATCAAGGACTTTCCCATTTCATTAAGTacataaacaatataaaaatctCTCTCAGACTTTTCATCAAACACTTTATGTGCAACTTTTTTAACTCTTCCATTGAATTCATTCTTTTTATACAGTAcccattttataaaaacaagtttcaacaatcaaatcaaaattataaattacatgaaATTATAAGTAAAGCACAGCAGTAGCAACTCGTTATCGGGAATTAGGGAAGATTACATAGTTTATTTAGGAGTAGATATGTTGATTTCAATTTAACTACAACTGAATCAACCCAACATCGTAATCCTTAGCCAATTCAACGAAAATTTTGCATCATGGCCGGAAAAAGTCTCAGCGAATTTCTATTCCGACGACGGATTTATCATCATTGGCGGAGAAAACGGTGGTTGTCGGGGCCATTTGTTAGATTTGGATAtgaagtgtaataccccaaaatatttaattagctaattggaccacgtgttcagttttgattcgccagagtggcgaaatcggaaagattttgat
This window of the Mercurialis annua linkage group LG5, ddMerAnnu1.2, whole genome shotgun sequence genome carries:
- the LOC126682900 gene encoding binding partner of ACD11 1-like — encoded protein: MSVTTVKVSNVSLGATERDLKEFFSFSGDIVYVEVQRDNEKSQIAYVTFNDKQGAETAVLLSGATIIDLPVTVTLDPDYELPPAAFAPSATQNKTPGGAESALRKAEDVVTSMLAKGYILGKDAVNKAKTLDEKHQLTSTASAKVVSLDKKIGFTDKISAGTTIVGDKVREVDQKFQVSEKTKTAYAAAEQKVSSAGSAIMNNRYVFTGATWVTGAFNKVAKAAGEVGQKAKEKVGMAEDEQKRKIVDDFAQVHLSESPKAAESEHLPSKPAPVQGLIL